The following proteins are encoded in a genomic region of Neomicrococcus aestuarii:
- the priA gene encoding bifunctional 1-(5-phosphoribosyl)-5-((5-phosphoribosylamino)methylideneamino)imidazole-4-carboxamide isomerase/phosphoribosylanthranilate isomerase PriA, producing MDTNILELLPAVDVADGQAVRLVQGEAGSETGYGDPLEAAMAWQNDGAEWVHLVDLDAAFGRGNNTDILRRVSDELNIRVELSGGIRDDESLERALEFGAARVNLGTAALENPEWTARAIARHGDKIAVGLDVRGTTLAARGWTKEGGDLWEVLQRLEDAGCARYVVTDVTKDGTLRGPNVELLKQMTEKTSKPIVASGGISSLDDLRVLRELVPFGVEGAIVGKALYAGRFTLPEALDVAGRR from the coding sequence ATGGACACCAACATTCTTGAGCTCCTCCCCGCAGTTGACGTTGCGGACGGCCAGGCTGTCCGCTTGGTCCAGGGCGAAGCCGGCAGCGAAACCGGTTACGGCGATCCGTTGGAAGCCGCAATGGCGTGGCAGAACGACGGCGCCGAGTGGGTTCACTTGGTGGACTTGGACGCCGCTTTTGGTCGCGGAAATAACACGGACATCCTGCGCCGCGTCTCCGACGAATTGAACATCAGGGTAGAACTCTCCGGCGGCATCCGCGACGACGAGTCCCTCGAACGCGCCCTGGAATTTGGTGCAGCACGCGTGAATCTGGGAACCGCCGCTCTCGAGAACCCTGAATGGACGGCTCGTGCAATTGCCCGTCACGGCGACAAGATCGCCGTGGGCCTCGATGTCCGCGGCACCACCCTCGCAGCGCGTGGCTGGACCAAGGAAGGCGGAGATCTCTGGGAGGTCTTGCAGCGCCTTGAGGACGCTGGCTGCGCTCGCTACGTGGTCACCGACGTCACCAAGGACGGAACCCTTCGCGGCCCCAACGTTGAGCTCTTGAAGCAGATGACGGAAAAGACCTCGAAACCAATCGTCGCTTCCGGCGGCATCTCTAGCCTCGACGACCTTCGTGTTCTCCGCGAGCTGGTCCCGTTCGGCGTCGAAGGCGCCATTGTGGGCAAAGCCCTCTACGCTGGCCGCTTCACGCTTCCTGAAGCACTCGATGTAGCCGGACGCCGCTAA
- a CDS encoding MFS transporter: MNFDRYKQVLSIPGIPMLLVVGLIARFPHAAAGVMLTLHVAQTLGKDWASAGLVGAIFTVGIAVGSPWRGRSIDVKGLRRALIPSIIGEATLWSIAPHVNFEWLLLLVFLGGLFALPVFSVLRQALSILATGPMRRSAYALDAITTEVVFMTGPGIAALVATMISTTVGLTAIGIASSLAGIILMITNPPTRSQSADAVGGSDEDTDSRDLGVFNELAASTTMGGAASASADVSDEVAAATGTLPILRPLSPRRRRLQKMRQRVQTRVGEKLSSEFAWVTPAVIGLLVVSAAAGLLFAGSDVDIVAVSQAVGQSSDIWFVFVCWSGASLIGGLIYGAQSRRINPVWLLLAMAALTIPAVFATSVWTLGPLMILPGLVCAPLLSSASENIAELVDEERRGEAMGWYGSAMTAGSAVGAPGAGIFIDLMGPGYGFMAVGIAGVILGLFSFLAVKVRRRRLAS; this comes from the coding sequence TTGAACTTCGATCGCTATAAACAGGTCCTCTCCATCCCCGGCATCCCCATGCTCCTGGTGGTGGGTCTGATTGCCCGATTCCCGCACGCTGCGGCCGGGGTCATGCTGACCCTGCACGTAGCCCAGACCCTCGGTAAGGACTGGGCTAGCGCCGGACTGGTCGGCGCTATCTTCACGGTCGGTATTGCGGTGGGCTCTCCGTGGCGCGGTCGTTCCATCGACGTCAAAGGACTCCGCCGAGCACTCATTCCTTCGATCATCGGCGAAGCTACCCTCTGGAGCATCGCCCCGCATGTGAACTTCGAGTGGCTTTTGCTCTTGGTGTTCCTCGGCGGTTTGTTCGCGCTTCCGGTGTTCTCCGTGCTGCGTCAGGCCTTGAGCATTCTGGCCACGGGTCCCATGCGTCGCTCCGCCTACGCCCTCGATGCCATCACTACCGAGGTGGTGTTCATGACGGGTCCAGGCATCGCAGCCCTCGTGGCAACCATGATTTCCACCACCGTCGGCCTCACAGCGATCGGCATTGCCAGCTCGCTGGCGGGCATCATCTTGATGATCACCAACCCGCCGACGCGCTCACAAAGCGCCGACGCAGTGGGGGGCTCTGACGAGGACACGGATTCAAGAGACTTGGGAGTCTTCAACGAACTGGCGGCCTCCACCACGATGGGTGGTGCAGCAAGTGCCAGCGCGGATGTCTCTGACGAGGTCGCCGCAGCTACTGGAACGTTGCCGATCCTGCGACCGTTGTCGCCGCGACGTCGTCGTCTGCAAAAAATGCGCCAGCGGGTGCAAACGCGGGTGGGGGAGAAGCTCAGCTCGGAATTCGCGTGGGTCACTCCAGCGGTGATCGGTTTGCTGGTGGTCTCTGCTGCGGCGGGACTGTTGTTTGCTGGCTCCGATGTTGACATCGTTGCGGTCAGCCAAGCTGTGGGCCAATCCTCGGACATCTGGTTTGTCTTCGTGTGCTGGTCCGGCGCCTCGCTGATCGGCGGTCTGATTTACGGTGCGCAGTCTCGGCGAATCAATCCGGTGTGGTTGCTGCTCGCCATGGCCGCGCTGACAATTCCGGCCGTCTTCGCCACGAGCGTCTGGACCTTGGGCCCGCTCATGATTCTTCCGGGTCTTGTCTGCGCCCCGCTGTTGTCCTCCGCCTCTGAGAACATTGCTGAGCTCGTGGATGAGGAACGACGTGGTGAGGCCATGGGCTGGTACGGTTCCGCAATGACCGCCGGTTCTGCCGTGGGCGCCCCGGGTGCCGGAATCTTCATTGACCTGATGGGTCCTGGTTACGGCTTCATGGCCGTGGGTATAGCGGGCGTGATCCTTGGCTTGTTCTCATTCCTGGCCGTTAAAGTACGACGCCGCCGGCTCGCTTCGTGA
- the hisH gene encoding imidazole glycerol phosphate synthase subunit HisH, whose amino-acid sequence MSKPSVTVLDYGSGNVRSAVRALEHVGAEVKLSRNADDVLNAQGLLVPGVGAFAAVMDALKSVGALNWIGRRVAGNRPVMGICVGHQILFEEGVEHGVRTEGMGEWPGKVELLKADVVPHMGWNTVEPAEGSQLFKGIEDERFYFVHSYAVQEWNFDVAQPRMKPPAVTWSQHGESRFIAGVENGPLSAVQFHPEKSGDAGAQLLRNWLETL is encoded by the coding sequence ATGTCCAAACCCTCCGTTACCGTTCTGGACTACGGCTCCGGAAATGTTCGCTCCGCCGTTCGCGCCCTCGAACACGTGGGAGCCGAGGTCAAGCTCAGCCGCAACGCTGACGATGTCCTGAACGCCCAGGGACTCTTGGTGCCAGGCGTGGGAGCCTTCGCAGCTGTCATGGACGCGCTCAAAAGCGTTGGTGCCCTCAACTGGATCGGCCGTCGCGTGGCTGGAAACCGCCCCGTGATGGGCATCTGCGTAGGCCACCAAATCCTGTTCGAAGAAGGCGTTGAACACGGCGTTCGCACCGAAGGTATGGGGGAGTGGCCCGGCAAGGTAGAGCTCTTGAAGGCCGACGTGGTTCCGCACATGGGCTGGAACACCGTTGAACCGGCTGAAGGTTCCCAACTGTTCAAGGGCATTGAGGATGAGCGCTTCTACTTTGTGCACTCCTATGCCGTTCAGGAATGGAACTTTGACGTCGCGCAACCGCGCATGAAGCCACCTGCCGTGACGTGGTCCCAGCACGGTGAGAGCCGCTTCATCGCTGGGGTCGAGAACGGACCGCTCAGCGCCGTCCAGTTCCACCCGGAGAAGTCCGGCGACGCTGGCGCGCAACTCCTGCGGAACTGGCTGGAAACTCTCTAA
- a CDS encoding DUF1844 domain-containing protein, with protein sequence MTSPSASHFEYDAAAHQEPHAHNTPHPSASATDADKIRDIAEVPAVEVITTAAVHLMSAAAVKLGLAEGPDAEELKDLDEARKLITALAGLITAGAPEVGNQHARPLRDGLRTLQLAFREASLIQDEPGKGPGEKFTGPVN encoded by the coding sequence ATGACTTCACCTTCCGCTTCTCACTTTGAGTACGACGCCGCAGCTCACCAGGAGCCGCACGCTCACAACACTCCACACCCTTCCGCTTCAGCTACCGATGCGGACAAGATCCGCGATATCGCTGAAGTTCCGGCGGTCGAGGTGATCACCACCGCTGCTGTGCACCTCATGAGTGCCGCTGCTGTGAAGCTTGGCTTGGCTGAAGGCCCAGACGCTGAAGAGCTTAAGGACCTCGACGAAGCCCGCAAGCTCATCACCGCTCTTGCCGGTCTGATTACCGCTGGTGCTCCAGAGGTGGGCAACCAGCACGCTCGTCCGTTGCGCGATGGCCTCCGTACGCTTCAGTTGGCGTTCCGCGAAGCTTCCCTGATCCAGGACGAGCCAGGCAAGGGCCCGGGCGAGAAGTTCACCGGACCAGTTAACTAA
- a CDS encoding SseB family protein codes for MSHDHSHAHGAERHLPGHIAAALARAGQATDSAGVPWAGRDLTDSADPQHQFENDNGLAVPELDSAVTEFITSAPPSTAADIAEAEQKIVGALARARVFVPVVAELAEGGLGEHGFAEDKSSDMALVWLQAPDGRKALPIFSAVDRLTQWHPEARPVAVYAARAALSAVAEEAQLLVLDPGCNGTFVVRRPAVWSLAQQQEWTPSYIDQDLQKSLDQIAQNEPLVDALEISPGRGVTSHSSTGTVLPGGGAGPEVLVTVHVTDGITAEQAQLVAQSVARKLGETQAFALAVDTVELSVARGPAMF; via the coding sequence ATGTCGCACGATCACTCCCACGCCCACGGCGCTGAACGACACCTGCCCGGACACATCGCTGCCGCGTTGGCTCGGGCCGGTCAAGCCACGGACTCCGCTGGCGTGCCGTGGGCAGGGCGTGATCTCACCGACTCTGCGGATCCTCAGCACCAGTTCGAAAATGACAACGGCTTAGCCGTTCCGGAACTAGACAGTGCCGTGACGGAGTTCATCACCAGTGCTCCACCGAGCACCGCTGCGGACATCGCTGAGGCCGAGCAAAAGATAGTCGGTGCTCTGGCCCGCGCCCGCGTCTTCGTACCGGTCGTGGCAGAGCTGGCCGAAGGTGGACTCGGGGAACACGGTTTCGCCGAGGATAAGTCCTCAGACATGGCACTCGTGTGGCTTCAAGCTCCTGACGGACGCAAAGCGCTTCCGATCTTTAGCGCGGTTGACCGGCTCACGCAGTGGCACCCGGAAGCGCGCCCCGTTGCCGTGTACGCAGCACGCGCAGCCCTCAGCGCCGTTGCGGAAGAAGCGCAGTTGTTGGTCTTGGACCCCGGCTGCAACGGAACCTTCGTGGTGCGCCGACCCGCTGTGTGGTCGCTGGCCCAACAGCAAGAGTGGACGCCCAGCTACATCGATCAAGACCTTCAAAAGAGCCTGGACCAGATCGCCCAGAACGAACCTCTGGTGGACGCGCTCGAGATCTCTCCTGGTCGAGGCGTTACCTCCCACAGCAGCACAGGCACTGTTCTTCCCGGGGGCGGAGCAGGACCCGAAGTACTCGTCACGGTGCACGTCACGGACGGCATCACCGCCGAACAAGCTCAACTTGTTGCCCAATCGGTGGCTCGAAAACTAGGTGAGACTCAAGCTTTTGCGCTCGCAGTTGATACGGTCGAGCTGAGTGTCGCCCGCGGCCCGGCAATGTTCTAA
- the infC gene encoding translation initiation factor IF-3 gives MVGPNGEQAGIQPIEVALRLALEADLDLVEVAPNANPPVCKLMDFGKYKYEAAVKAREARKNQTNTVLKEIRFRLKIDKHDYETKTGHAARFLAAGDKVKAMIQFRGREQQRPEMGIRLLEKFAEDVAAVGIVESSPRIDGRNMVMVIGPLKNKAEAKAEARRQAQRENDRAKANGEKVKLDTENPESIGQSMGDSLSEDMKAKLAAVSGADADAATDAVDAEVPAEVATEQQETAAPVETEAPVEAAAEEEKPKAVEIPKFELDPSLPPLPPRPQTRPSSRPAAASPRAAGVTKAAPGGSRSGGPRSSGPRSGSGAPRSGDRYGSDRPGSDRSDRPTSDRSSSDRSGSDRPSSDRPQSSGRPTSAPRAASGSAPAPGSAPRPAAAAPRPSVTPKPATGAAKPAAPRPGGAPKPAPKPAGAAKPAARPATKPAPKPKSDS, from the coding sequence TTGGTTGGGCCAAACGGCGAGCAGGCCGGCATCCAGCCGATTGAAGTAGCTCTTCGCCTGGCCCTTGAGGCTGATCTTGATTTGGTGGAGGTGGCGCCTAACGCCAACCCTCCCGTGTGCAAGTTGATGGACTTTGGCAAGTACAAGTACGAAGCCGCTGTCAAGGCGCGCGAGGCGCGTAAGAACCAAACGAACACGGTCCTCAAGGAGATCCGTTTCCGTCTGAAGATTGACAAGCACGACTACGAGACCAAGACCGGTCACGCCGCACGCTTCCTAGCTGCAGGTGACAAGGTCAAGGCCATGATTCAGTTCCGTGGCCGTGAGCAGCAGCGCCCCGAAATGGGCATTCGCTTGCTTGAAAAGTTTGCAGAAGATGTCGCAGCCGTAGGCATTGTTGAGTCCAGCCCACGCATCGATGGCCGCAACATGGTCATGGTGATTGGTCCGCTCAAGAACAAGGCTGAAGCTAAGGCAGAAGCTCGTCGCCAGGCACAGCGTGAGAATGATCGCGCGAAGGCTAACGGCGAAAAGGTGAAGCTTGACACGGAAAACCCGGAAAGCATCGGGCAGTCCATGGGGGATTCGCTCTCTGAGGACATGAAGGCAAAGCTTGCTGCAGTTTCCGGAGCAGACGCCGACGCCGCAACTGACGCGGTTGATGCAGAAGTTCCTGCCGAGGTAGCAACCGAGCAGCAGGAAACTGCAGCACCGGTTGAGACCGAAGCACCAGTAGAAGCTGCTGCTGAGGAAGAGAAGCCAAAGGCTGTCGAGATTCCAAAGTTCGAACTCGATCCGTCCTTGCCGCCACTGCCTCCTCGCCCGCAGACCCGTCCGTCCTCGCGACCTGCAGCCGCTTCACCGCGTGCCGCTGGCGTCACGAAGGCAGCACCGGGTGGCTCCCGCTCCGGCGGCCCACGTTCTTCGGGCCCACGTTCGGGTTCCGGCGCTCCACGCTCCGGAGATCGTTACGGAAGCGATCGCCCAGGTTCGGATCGCTCAGATCGCCCCACCAGCGATCGCTCGAGCAGCGACCGTTCCGGTAGCGATCGTCCAAGCAGTGACCGTCCACAGAGCAGCGGCCGTCCAACGTCTGCTCCACGTGCAGCAAGCGGCTCCGCTCCGGCACCGGGCAGTGCACCTCGCCCAGCCGCAGCAGCACCACGGCCAAGCGTGACGCCAAAGCCAGCAACGGGCGCTGCAAAGCCAGCCGCTCCAAGGCCGGGCGGCGCACCAAAGCCAGCTCCGAAGCCAGCGGGTGCAGCTAAGCCTGCAGCTCGACCGGCCACGAAGCCAGCACCAAAGCCTAAGTCGGATTCCTAA
- the hisB gene encoding imidazoleglycerol-phosphate dehydratase HisB, protein MSAELLSGRSARMERATSESSVVVELNLDGTGQSNIDTSVPFYDHMLTALSKHSLIDLTVKATGDTHIDVHHTVEDIAITLGEVLKTALGNKAGIRRFGEATVPLDEALANAVVDISGRPFIVHSGEPAGQEYHLIGGHFTGSLTRHIFEAIALHAGICMHITLIGGRDPHHIVEAQFKAFARALRQAVELDPRIGNAIPSTKGAL, encoded by the coding sequence ATGTCTGCCGAATTGTTGAGCGGCCGTAGTGCCCGTATGGAACGCGCGACGAGCGAGTCGAGCGTCGTAGTGGAGCTGAACCTGGACGGCACGGGCCAGTCCAACATCGATACCTCGGTACCGTTCTACGACCACATGCTGACGGCACTGTCCAAGCACTCCCTGATTGACCTGACGGTCAAGGCCACCGGTGACACTCACATCGACGTTCACCACACGGTAGAAGACATCGCCATCACTCTGGGCGAAGTCCTGAAGACCGCCTTGGGAAACAAGGCAGGCATTCGTCGCTTCGGCGAAGCCACCGTTCCACTGGATGAAGCCCTCGCCAACGCCGTTGTGGACATCTCTGGTCGTCCTTTCATTGTTCACTCGGGTGAGCCGGCAGGTCAGGAGTACCACTTGATTGGTGGCCACTTCACGGGTTCGCTGACCCGTCACATCTTTGAGGCCATTGCTTTGCACGCCGGCATTTGCATGCACATCACCCTCATCGGCGGCCGCGATCCGCACCACATCGTGGAAGCACAGTTCAAGGCTTTCGCTCGCGCGCTACGTCAGGCAGTCGAGCTGGACCCACGTATTGGTAATGCCATTCCTTCCACGAAGGGCGCTCTCTAG
- a CDS encoding histidinol-phosphate transaminase gives MDPFERLPLRDNLRGLKPYGAPQLDVPNMLNVNENTHPLPVEVRDSIAEDVRAAAANLNRYPDREFSELRERLAGYLGHNLTAANIWAGNGSNEVLQHILQAFGGPGRSAMGFPPTYSMYPLLAAGTDTEYIKGVRADDFELSAESAAQQVREAQPNIVFLCSPNNPTGTALGLDVIKAVYDAGEASNAIIIVDEAYAEFSHVGTPSALTLLEGRERLIVSRTMSKAFALAGARLGYMAAAPSVADAMRLVRLPYHLSAVTQATANAALKHVDALLANVEDIKMQRDRIVDELKRMGLQPASSDSNFVFFGGLENPALVWQELLNRGVLIRDVGIPGHLRVTAGTEAETTAFLTGLEEILEKSQSDAAPIE, from the coding sequence ATGGATCCTTTTGAACGTCTGCCGCTTCGGGACAACCTTCGCGGACTGAAGCCGTATGGTGCGCCACAGCTTGACGTGCCGAACATGCTCAACGTCAACGAGAACACTCATCCGCTTCCTGTTGAAGTACGTGATTCCATTGCCGAGGACGTGCGCGCAGCAGCTGCGAACCTCAATCGCTACCCGGACCGCGAGTTCTCAGAACTACGCGAACGCCTGGCCGGCTACTTGGGGCACAACCTAACAGCCGCAAACATCTGGGCCGGCAACGGTTCCAACGAGGTTCTCCAGCACATCCTCCAAGCGTTCGGTGGACCAGGCCGCTCGGCCATGGGTTTCCCTCCCACCTACTCGATGTACCCGCTCCTTGCTGCCGGTACCGACACCGAATACATCAAGGGCGTCCGTGCAGACGACTTCGAACTAAGCGCCGAGTCCGCAGCTCAGCAGGTTCGTGAAGCACAGCCAAACATTGTCTTCTTGTGCTCGCCCAACAACCCCACCGGCACCGCACTTGGCCTTGACGTCATCAAGGCCGTGTACGACGCAGGGGAAGCCTCCAACGCCATCATCATTGTGGACGAGGCTTACGCAGAGTTCTCCCACGTCGGAACTCCTTCAGCACTCACCTTGCTCGAGGGCCGTGAGCGGTTGATCGTCTCTCGAACCATGAGCAAAGCTTTCGCTCTGGCCGGCGCGCGTTTGGGTTACATGGCCGCAGCGCCATCTGTCGCAGATGCCATGCGCCTAGTGCGCTTGCCGTACCACTTGTCAGCAGTAACCCAAGCAACTGCTAACGCAGCACTCAAGCACGTTGATGCCTTGTTGGCGAACGTCGAAGACATCAAGATGCAGCGCGATCGCATTGTCGACGAGCTCAAGCGCATGGGCCTCCAGCCAGCCTCGAGTGACTCGAACTTCGTCTTCTTTGGCGGCCTCGAGAACCCGGCACTCGTGTGGCAAGAACTCTTGAACCGCGGCGTACTGATTCGCGACGTGGGCATTCCAGGACACTTGCGCGTCACGGCTGGAACGGAAGCTGAAACCACCGCATTCCTGACCGGCCTCGAGGAAATTCTCGAAAAGTCTCAGTCGGACGCTGCGCCGATAGAATAG
- a CDS encoding LysM peptidoglycan-binding domain-containing protein gives MTIAAISSPFRATAGRSSLTDFSKARPRTAQRPAKLQLTRKGRLVFIGIPSMTLAAALLALVGLFTSPVLAGSTAPSSVDAVQVTVLQGDSLWSIAEAVAPGQDPRETIEQIQELNVIDGKTLRVGQEIFVPVHP, from the coding sequence ATGACTATTGCCGCAATTTCATCGCCGTTCCGCGCGACTGCAGGCCGCTCGTCGTTGACCGATTTTTCGAAAGCACGTCCTCGCACGGCACAGCGACCGGCGAAGCTTCAACTCACCCGCAAGGGCCGTCTGGTGTTCATCGGGATCCCGTCCATGACCTTGGCAGCCGCCTTGCTGGCGCTCGTTGGGCTGTTCACCAGCCCCGTGCTGGCAGGATCCACGGCACCTTCAAGTGTTGACGCCGTCCAGGTCACCGTCTTGCAGGGTGACTCCTTGTGGAGCATCGCTGAAGCAGTGGCTCCAGGTCAGGATCCCCGCGAAACCATCGAACAGATTCAGGAATTGAACGTCATCGATGGCAAGACCTTGCGCGTTGGTCAGGAAATTTTCGTTCCGGTTCACCCATAA
- the rpmI gene encoding 50S ribosomal protein L35, with product MPKFKTHSGAKKRFKVTGSGKLKRQQANRRHYLEHKPSTLTRRLAGDRIVSKADTKTIKRMLGL from the coding sequence ATGCCGAAGTTCAAGACTCACAGTGGCGCTAAGAAGCGCTTCAAGGTAACCGGTTCCGGCAAGCTGAAGCGTCAGCAAGCAAACCGCCGTCACTACCTCGAGCACAAGCCATCGACGTTGACCCGTCGCCTCGCCGGCGATCGCATCGTCTCTAAGGCAGACACCAAGACCATCAAGCGGATGCTCGGTCTCTAA